In Oxalobacteraceae sp. CFBP 8761, the following are encoded in one genomic region:
- a CDS encoding type II secretion system protein M has product MSAIGKLSGLRERVGGYWSARTAQERKFLLVGGGVVALTLLYLVLLEPALTGREQLRRALPELRQQAAQLDALAAEARAVAAQPAPAVAPVTREELAASMTASGLNPASLSVSGEYTKVQLNGVSFANLMAWLDAQRRDSRLLVQDAQFTAKDALGQVDATLTLRQSTEPAA; this is encoded by the coding sequence ATGAGCGCCATCGGCAAACTGAGCGGCCTGCGCGAACGCGTGGGCGGCTACTGGAGCGCGCGCACCGCGCAAGAACGCAAGTTCCTGCTCGTCGGCGGCGGCGTGGTGGCGCTGACGCTGCTGTACCTGGTGCTGCTCGAGCCGGCGCTGACCGGCCGCGAACAATTGCGCCGCGCGCTGCCCGAGCTGCGTCAGCAAGCCGCGCAGCTCGATGCGCTGGCGGCCGAAGCACGCGCCGTCGCGGCCCAGCCGGCGCCGGCCGTCGCACCCGTCACGCGCGAGGAGCTGGCCGCCAGCATGACGGCCAGCGGCCTGAATCCCGCGTCGCTGTCGGTCAGTGGCGAATACACCAAGGTACAACTCAATGGCGTTTCGTTCGCCAACCTGATGGCCTGGCTCGACGCGCAACGCCGCGACAGCCGCCTGCTGGTGCAGGACGCGCAATTTACCGCCAAGGATGCCCTTGGCCAGGTCGATGCCACGCTCACGCTGCGTCAAAGCACCGAGCCGGCTGCATGA